GGTTTATGGGCTGAACATATATTTGTATCCCCTTACTCTACAAAGCCCTGCGGGAGACAATGctagtgctatatatatatttcaacagCGAATCCTAGACTTACAAGATATCAAATTTCATGGCCTGGTACAGCAAGCTTTCACAGAATCCTTCAACTGCAAACTTGGAAGCAGCATAAATATCGTTGAACATGATGCCTGATGTGACAAAGATAAACACAAGAATAAGATAAAGAACAGACACATAAAGAATGCTTTGCCTAGTAGGAGTGGGCTTATTGTCATggcaaataaattattattacttattccTAATGAATGTACAGTAGGGGGCAGTTTTGTACAAAATGTGGTGTCACCAGGTTGCCTTCTGACCTTGGAGACCCATCACACTGCTGATCACCACAATATGGCCGCTTCTTCTTCTCTTCATGTCAGGCAGGACCTCCTTGATCATTCTTACCACCCCAAAGAAATTGGTCTCGAAGACTCCTTTCATATCGTCTATGGACTGGCATTCTATGGGTCCAATTAAACCCACACCTGCATTATTAACTGTAACAAAAAGAAAGACAGTGGGTTAAGAAACACAGATGAGATTCTTTTTGCCAGCAGTTGATTACACTTGGTCATTGGAATGTATCTGGCATGTGCAACGTTTTAGATATATTGAGAACCTGTGTCCACCACCAACATGGTACCCATGATTCACACAAGCTGTGATGTCTCTTGATGATAAAGAGTGGCCCCACAACAAGATGCTACCACCACCTCATAGGTATTTAGGTATACCTTTAGGTATGGGTGAACCATATGAAGAGCTCTGTGGCCTGTAAAGTAGGGGGCATCACATTTGGAGTTTCCCAGAAAGCATCAGAGCAAACCAACAGCAATATGGAATGATGCTTTGTGTTCAgatgaaactaagatataagataTAACTTTTTGGCCAAAGTTCAAAGCAATATGTGTGgtataaatcaaaaacaatataACTGGTGTGTTAAGAACCACTGATGAAAGACCAAGCATCCTTCAGCTGGACCAGGCAGCATCAAGCAGCATCAGACTCCCCTTCCTACAACCAAAAAGCAATGGAGTAAAAAGTTATTCCATGCTAGTGCTTAATACTAGATTCTTCAGACAGGCTTACAGCACCCTCATCACCCTGAAGCCTGAGATGCATAAAAATCTAGCGAAAAGAGCAAAGAAGACATGGGTATGTGGTGCTTCATATGAGGAAGCCTAGTCAGACATGGAGCATTAGGAAAGCTTAATTATGACAATGAGTGTGAACAAGTCCTACAATTTAAGTGTTAGTTGACCACTCACTGAGAATATCCACATGCCTCCCAGGGAGGCTATCCATGCATTCTCTGATGGAGCTTTCACTGCAAACGTCCAGCTTCTTAATCTCTAGGGTATCATTGAGGGCATCTCCTGCAGCTTCTTCCAAGGCCTCTCTCTTCGCCAGGTTGCGCATGGTGGCAATGACTGTAGAATAGGAGTCAGGTATAAAAAAGGAACAATCTTTACCCGGTACAGATTAGTGTAAGGCCCTGAGAATCTGTTACGTCACACAGCGGCACTCCTTAGTAATGTATGGAACTAATACTAGAGCTGATTTATGCACATAGCATGGATACTTGCTTTCGTGAAGCCAAAGCAGGTTTTGGGTGGAGTTTGCTTTAACCGAAGAATTAATTGTTCTTTAATCCTAATCCTCACTTGCAGCCAATTGACTAAATGCCTGTCCTGTGGGGACCTTGGATGTTTCCAACATGAAACCCAAAGAGTTTCAGTTGCATTACTCTATATCCTAACAGGTACTACAATAAGGGATACATTATTTTGAAAACCCCTGAAACCTGACAAGGTTGCTCATTTTTGCCCCAAGTGACTGTAcctttgtacatgtatgggatagaAATCttcaaatattatataataacattattgtattattacatgATACCTAAAGTGCATCGAAAGTGATTTTGTGGGAAGTTCACAGAGTATTTATAGTCGGGGGTTCATAACTGTGGGTCTGGCCTCCAGTTTTTGGCTTTGAGGGCctacattctgcatcagaattgtaACACTGCAGGTCCAATatccaccactaggtgtcagtaaTGCCCAATACAAGGCTGAAGAGTGCTCACGTGCATTAACTATTAACCAGTTGCAGTTCTAATGAGTCTAGTGCAGAACTACAGGTCACTCAGCTCCTGTGTTCATAGGTATCTGAGGCCTTGCGTGGAAGTCTGACTCCCACAATGTAATCCTTTTAGTCGGATCAGCCGGATTTGATCTCCTAGACGCCGTGACCTCACTAGTGACACATCATTATTAATCTTCATCATTTATACGGGAGAGGCTGAGCTGCCCAGTAAAGGAGCTTAAAGTCACGCACAGGTGCCATTAATATTTGCACAGGGCCAACTACACCGCTAATAATCCTATGCAGAAAATTTAGACCCGGCTGAAAATGCTGACTATTTCTGGGAAATCCTGGAGAGcagcaaaagaataaaaatgtaaactctacGGGGCAAAGaactccatccttttgtctccttgacaataagcacttaatatgtattgtaacttTATAATTATGAGAATtgtattttatacttatttgtacttGTTGAAATGACCGACTATTTCTCGTTCTGCCGTACAGTGGTTTGCCCCCAAGGatcactatacaaataaaactataaatacatACATCCAGGTGTGCAGCATGGCAGCCTTACCCTGATTCCGACAGATCCGATCCTATTACCAACAAATAGTATTATTGGTGCCATCTTGCTCTGCCCTGGTCTGTTGGAACTTACCCTTGAAACGTCTCTGCTCATCATTGGCCAACTTCACAGCCAGCGCCAACCCAATCCCTGAAGAGCACCCCGTTATCAGTACAATTCGAGGCTCCATTGGCGGTGGCAGTGACAGGGAATGGAGGTTGGACTCAGTAGAGGAAACAGGATTCTTGCACTTGATGTGATGCATCTCTCCTCCATGCTTATATTTAAGGCTAATCCTGGGTCCTGATTGGACATTTTAATCATCTTGTCACAGTCCAGACAGTGGAGATTAGGGGGATTATCTTGTTACAGACAACACGCAGACAAGTAGGCCAATGACAAATGACGGAGAGACAGACAGTTTCCCAAAGAAAAGGTGCCACGGATATTTCTAACATGAAACCCAAAGAGTGCCAGTTGCATTACTCTATATCCTAACAGGTATTACAGCCAGAATAGTAAACCTATGGATAAAGGTGCTTTATAGGCATCAATAAGGGCCACCTTCAGAAATCATGACTAAATAATTGGGCCTTCCTTGACAAATACAGTAGGCACTTTGTAAGTTGCCATTAGGGCCCACATATTGCCTGCACAAAAGCTGGAGGGCCCCAGGGACATAGCTATTAAAGCCTATTGGGCTTCTACAACAGGCCAAGATCTCCTCATTGATAGAATCTTATTTTGGGAAGCAAGTTTCCATCAGACAAGTTATACAAGtgccatcactaagcaccaattctaactgatgacatcaaggatagattttaccattttttcttgCATGTtgctaaatgataaaaaatatttcatccaGTGATTCTGAGCTTCCAAGATGTATAGACAGAAGATTAAAACCTCAAAGGGCGCAGTAGTCTATTGAATGAGAGTgctttcatttggattttttgctgTCGGAACCACCCCGTCATATTCTCTCCAATCAGATTCATCTATTCTATCCACATCTGTCTGTACATCTACAGATCTATGTGCACTTTACCATTGGATATAGGGTTGCCTCCTgtatctggaaaaaataccggccttcctatatatttatctttattccctattaataacattgggatcactgaccttcctatatatttatctttattccctattaataacattgggatcactgaccttcctatatatttatctttattccctattaataacattgtgatcactgaccttcctatatatttatctttattccctattaataacattgggatcactgaccttcctatatatttatctttattccctattaataacattgggatcactgaccttcctatatatttatctttattccctattaataacattgggatcactgaccttcctatatattatctttattccctataataacattgggatcactgaccttcctatatatttatctttattccctattaataacattgggatcactgaccttcctatatatttatctttattccctattaataacattgggatcactgaccttcctatatatttatctttattccctattaataacattgggatcactgaccttcctatatatttatctttattccctattaataacattgggatcactgaccttaaGTAATACAAGGGACCTTTGCAGAAGCCAACTGCAACCATAGAGATGTTGGATAGGAACTGGAAGAACAATAGCCACCAAAACCTACAAGTGAAATGAGGTTGAATGTTTTGTGAATGAAGTTGATGGACTTTCCTGTGCCCTTCTGTACAATGCCGGCCAAACCTGGGGCTAAAGTCTATCTCACTTTCTAGAGAACGAGGAGGAGCAGGTCATGAAAGTCCCAGAATGCAGTAAGTACAAGACACACATGCGTTTGAGTAGtgccgtttttttctctttttattatgtCACGTCTGGgtagatataaataaaatgttctctTTATAAGCAGATTGAGGTTAGAGGGTTTTgtacaaaaataagcaaaaatagatgtcaaaaaatatatataaagttacgATTTACCGTATAAAATATCTGACCATCAACAGGCCATGTTGATATTTACAGTACAGTGCTCTCAGCAACGGCTGCACCACTTACCATGGCTTTTCCATTTGCCCATCTGTTAGTGGGCCTCCATAGTAAAGGGGAAGTGAGTCTTTCTTTGGAATCAAATTGTCTCATTGGCTGACATGACAGTCATCTGAAGTATTTGCACCagcatagaattaaaaaaatttagctTATTGGGTTTCTTCTTATACATCAGTCCTTGTGTAGGTATCACTCATAGGAAGCGTTTGAGTTCTTATGCTGGGCATACAGTTACTACCAGCCGTTGGACCAAACCATCCACAATATTCTGTTGTATCTCAGAACAATCATCCCAAACCCAGTTGTCTTCTTCAGAGACTCCAGCCAAGGCCCCTGTCACAGTGCCACGTTGGTACAGTAGTGCTTAAGAGTGCAAGGAAGAATTCCTCTGTTGATCTGATGGAACTCAACCAGTTGGATAAGATCAATGAATTTGGTCTCTCCGTCGTCCATTGAATAGTAAGGCCTCCCTTCTTCCTCACACTGAAATCAAGGCAACGACAAAAGAATTAAATGGAGATCCAACAATGTGAACACTAAAACCTGTGAAAGGGCTGACtggctctttaaagggatcctgtcatcggaaaacatgtttttttcaaaatgaatcagttaatagtgctgctccagcagaattctgcactgaaatccatttctcaaaagagcaaacagattgttttatatttaattttgaaatctgacatggggctagacatattgtcagtttcccagctgcccctggtcatgtgacttgtgcctgcactttaggagagaaatgctttctgacaggctgttgtttctcctactcaatgtaactgaatgtgtctcagtgggacctggattttactattgagtgctgttcttagatctaccaggcagctgttatcttgtgttagggagctgttatctggttaccttcccattgttcttttgtttggctgctgggggggggaaaaagggaggggggtgatatcactaaaatttgcagtacagcagtaaagagtgattgaagtttttcaaagcacaagtcacatgacttgggacagctgggaaattgacaatatgtctagccccatgtcagatttcaaaattgaatattaaaaaatctgtttgctcttttgagaaatggatttcattttgcagaattctgctggagcagctccattaattgattcattttgaaaaaaaattttttcccatgacagtatccctttaacctctcTGTTATTCCATGGGTGCTAATTATCTCTAGAACCTGGCGTCAGACAAAGTTATATGTAGATTGTGAATGTTGGGAAGGAATTGTAGACAGGAAGGCCATTTTGTTATAAGGAGGGCAATAGAAAGGCAAGAATAAAATGTTGTTGTGTCATAAACATACAGAAGAGAGGACTATTGACTAGAGGTGGCATCATAAAAGAGTATCGGTATAAATCATCATCAATAAAACCAATTTCTTTGGACAATATTAGGATTCATtttgccatattgtttttttgttttcagtgcTCCGTACCGGTAAGATTAGGTAGTGTTTGATCTTCTGCAAGTGGCACAAAGACAAGACAAAGCCTTTGGCATTTCTCGTACTTTCCCGTACCAGGAAAACTCTGCAGGAAGCAAGAACATGGTATGGATGAAAGAGAAATGGAAATACAACTACATTTCTACTTGAAACCAACAACTTCATCTCTTACATTGCTACATTTAGCAACTCAGTCATTAcatagggtcagactggcctgctgGACTACCTCTTTAGTACAATTCCCATCAGTTCTTTATTATATAAACCACAGAAATAAATGATTGAGCAGGTTTTACTTCTAGTAGTTGTGACAGTGAACCTTATACACCCAAGTTCTCTTGTGCACCCAAGAGGTCCAAATGCACCTAagaaataaatgttacatttgtcCTACAACCCAATGGCTTGTATGGTACTGGTACAAAGTTCTCCTTGGCTGTGTAACTTTTCTCTCAATCTTCATGATGTCTAACAATCTtctcatatttttaaataaatagatatgGCTTAGACTGGCAACCACTCACCCATCCACCATCCCTTGCTGCATTATTAGCCGCTGAGTCTCGTCTCTGGACAGGCGCCCATGGTACCAGGGTTGAGCTTTGTGAATTCCTGAAATGTTAGAAAATTACGTTTTTTCCCAAGAACACCTTTGCGGGCTTTTAGAAGCACAACGGCCGTTAGTCGGTGGAGCTTCAGTAGTTTACAGACATACCTGCACTGTTGGGTGGGGTGGCCTGACATGGCGTGGGCAGACTGTAACGGTGAGTTGTTTTCTTCTGTATAAAAACATCCAATGATTACAGAACAGTTAAAAACCAAATGTCTATTATTATTGGACGTTTTGATtgattgtgcctgtttttttgcacttcccatgggtaaatgaccccttaatgtCTGCCAGTTTCGCCAATACAGAGCTGTTTATTTCTAGGGTTCTCTTCCTTTCATGTAAATGGTGAAAACAACTAAAGTATAAGCAGAGGCAATGTTGCAATGTTCAATAACACACATTACTCACCCTCCAGGACTGAGCCTCTTCCAAAGCCACAGACAGTGCTTCCAGGGGGTTCTCTATGACTCTCCCGGTGCAGCCTGAGAAGTCCATGGGGACCAATGTGCTATCGGAGGCGCTGCGCTGGAAGGAGCACAAACACTGGGTCACATTGATTTCTCCCATTTCTGGTACTACAACAAGTCTTGGCCTCCCTTTCGCTCCACCTGTCTGTTTCCTTCCATCAGCTGATTCCTTGCTCTATCATATTGCTATTTCTTTGTTCCCATATCAGGCTTCCCTGTTGTGTTCTTTACAAATTAGTCCTGCTTTCTAGTTTATTGTACAAGCAACAGCAAAAATGTCTAAAGATGATTCTTTATTTGAGATATATTTACTTATTGGCTGCCAAAGTGGATGCAAATTTGAGAAATTGTAAAAGCAACACTCCCAACCATTCATTCTCCAAGCCTAGAGGATGATTCCTTGTGCTCTGATTGGTTGATACAGAGGTGGAATGATGTCCTGCAGTGTGGCCATGCACACAGCTTGCCTCCATATTGATTTGATAGGTCTCATTTCAGCCAATGGCCTCCCTCATGCACTGATTACGGCCTCAGTGTTTTATATTTTGATAGAATACTTATCCCCAAACCCTT
The Xenopus laevis strain J_2021 chromosome 9_10S, Xenopus_laevis_v10.1, whole genome shotgun sequence DNA segment above includes these coding regions:
- the LOC108702489 gene encoding retinol dehydrogenase 8-like → MHHIKCKNPVSSTESNLHSLSLPPPMEPRIVLITGCSSGIGLALAVKLANDEQRRFKVIATMRNLAKREALEEAAGDALNDTLEIKKLDVCSESSIRECMDSLPGRHVDILINNAGVGLIGPIECQSIDDMKGVFETNFFGVVRMIKEVLPDMKRRRSGHIVVISSVMGLQGIMFNDIYAASKFAVEGFCESLLYQAMKFDIFLTLVEPGPVVTEFELKTNEEAMLGDYSKTDPETVEMFTNFYLKNTKAIFSSLGQTPAEVAEHVLHVITMEEPPFRHQTNQVYTPVTALKYADPSGELVNDILYKLVFHHDTLMQASLQAIKFIRWKANKVQQGARMLGLI